Part of the Ficedula albicollis isolate OC2 chromosome 18, FicAlb1.5, whole genome shotgun sequence genome, GACcctctgcagggtctgtgcccctctgcagggtctgtgcccCTCTGTAGGACCTGGACcctctgcagggtctgtgcccctctgcagggtctgtgcccCTCTGTAGGACCTGGACcctctgcagggtctgtgcccctctgcagggtctgtgcccCTCTGTAGGACCTGGACcctctgcagggtctgtgcccTCTGCGTCTGCTGTGTCTCCTGATGCTGTGCAGatcctccagcctctccctctgGCAAATGAGGGAGCTTGAAGGAATTGTGGCTCCAGTGAGATGGCTCCTCTCTGCTGATGGGTCCTGCAGAACCTCTGGAAGGTCTGGGCTCCTTTGGGCTTTGCTTCAGCCCAGGTTCCTCTGGGGCTTTGTTTTACCCAGTTTGTGTTGGGTCACTCCTTGGACAGGGGTGTGATGCAGAGACCTTGGACCTGCCTTGCTGGGCTCAGCTGAAAATTCCTGCTCCTTTGTTTCCTGGGATGACCTGGACGAAGTACGAAGTTCATTTTCACACTGGAGACCATGTAGGGAAGACACTGACCGGGATGAAATCCTCTAGGGAGTACAAGAAAGTCTCTATTTTCATGGCTGACCAACACGGGTTGGTGGAGGGGAGGGGAACCTTCCTGGGAAGGTCCTGGCTGCCCTCAGCGGTTGAAGAAGAAGGATTTGAGGCTCTGTAGGAACTGTGacttctgcctctgcttctgcttcttgCGGATGATGGGGATCCAGACCAGGCCGCAGACCAGCAGCAtcagccccagggacaggaaAGCCGGGCCGGACATTTTGTAAGCGTTGGTGTTGCCGCTCAGGaagcaggacaggctggtgaTGACCGTCCCCAGGAGGAAGGTGGCCGCTCCCACAGACACCACGATGATGGGCTTTCTGTAAAGGTCCCACTTGCTCCTGGGGGCGCTGGTCCACACGGACTCGCTGCGGGAGCTGATGCACAGGGTGCTGCCCGTGTGGCTGGTGACCAGCTCCTTGGACTGCGGAGACCTCTCGCTCTCGTCAGGGCTCTTGGGCGGGATCTCCATGGCGCTGGGGCGGCAGGAGCAGACCTGGGATGGACAAAAGggaaagcagggcagggcaggtgacGGGGGATGGAGGGTGCTTCCCTTGGGGGCAGCCcaggtggaggtggaggaggttttggggggggtCACTGCAGGGAAAGAAGAGCACCACACCCACAAAATGGCA contains:
- the PIRT gene encoding phosphoinositide-interacting protein, encoding MEIPPKSPDESERSPQSKELVTSHTGSTLCISSRSESVWTSAPRSKWDLYRKPIIVVSVGAATFLLGTVITSLSCFLSGNTNAYKMSGPAFLSLGLMLLVCGLVWIPIIRKKQKQRQKSQFLQSLKSFFFNR